The following are encoded in a window of Roseimaritima ulvae genomic DNA:
- a CDS encoding UvrD-helicase domain-containing protein: MQTEFNFEPEEEPALDTANATSEAAKPRRGESAVAVPPYAMPVQELPSLLVRASAGTGKTYRLTGRLINLLMQGAPIESVLATTFTRKAAGEILERVLTTLARAATDESEQALDDLQAQIGSSDVSRLQCTRLLHAIIRYIHRLRIGTLDSLFSQLARSFPFELGLPPGWRLTDENEERWLRGRAIEALLAGSELSEVTSLLSMLTKGEIKRSIAREIDSVVLSAYAVARSCSVDAWETLRPPAAPSDAELTRAAGYLLTAKIGHKSADGNLAKLGASIECREPTQLAGKELLANVKRWADKGQVASYYRKELSDDIVTALLTAYEYVRSDTLGLLAEQSKATGQILQNYDRYITALKQTTRAIAFDDVSVRLANWIDGEPLESIAYRLDGAIEHVLLDEFQDTSPQQWRVLRPLAHRAAVGADAATTDGSPVASRVPSSFFCVGDTKQAIYSWRGGVAAIFDSVDQQIPGVDKDEMSVSYRSSPVITDAVNQVFQNLTRHPLCDHAGHVNDDPSAQAPYEADAVVDFVNKFPPHAANKTDLPGYVCLQTGPECEGKADENTIVQHTYVADQVAELASRMPGRSIGILTRKNATVARLIYLLRSRGVEVSQEGGNPLIDSGAVELMLSALMLTEHPGDGRWWYHVLHSPLVQHPVLAGIEVDPTDKASLGATGLEAASRLRRFFEQRGLVAGIRELAAPLAAVCDASDSLRLRQLLQLAQQFERNPQPRLSDFVDQVREQRVERPQPAQVRVMTVHQAKGLEFDAVVLPELEYALGPSGVRCVARRPSPTDPPDGMLRYLNKASWSFLPESWQRAFGKMAAGAVTETLCLLYVSITRPRNALYMFVHPSSSRGAKSQKNAKMLLYNALDCDADPAAPETTWFESGDPQWYEPLPVPPNKPAAPPTKKIQLQPVPPVPRRNGMVVVRSANTT; the protein is encoded by the coding sequence ATGCAAACGGAATTTAATTTTGAACCCGAAGAGGAACCGGCCCTGGATACGGCAAACGCCACCTCGGAAGCGGCGAAGCCCCGGCGTGGGGAGTCCGCCGTTGCCGTGCCGCCTTACGCGATGCCGGTGCAAGAGCTGCCCTCGTTGCTGGTGCGAGCTTCCGCGGGAACGGGCAAAACCTATCGGCTGACCGGCCGGTTGATCAATCTGCTGATGCAGGGGGCGCCCATCGAAAGCGTGTTGGCGACGACCTTTACACGCAAGGCCGCCGGGGAAATTCTGGAACGGGTGTTGACCACTTTGGCGCGGGCCGCCACGGATGAATCGGAGCAGGCGTTAGACGACCTGCAAGCTCAAATCGGCAGCTCGGACGTTTCCCGGTTGCAGTGCACGCGGCTGTTGCACGCCATCATTCGGTATATCCACCGGCTGCGTATCGGTACGCTGGACAGTCTGTTTTCCCAACTGGCACGTTCGTTCCCCTTTGAACTAGGTCTGCCGCCGGGCTGGCGTTTGACCGACGAAAACGAAGAGCGGTGGCTGCGCGGTCGAGCGATCGAAGCCTTATTGGCCGGGTCGGAACTGAGCGAAGTGACGTCTTTGTTGTCGATGTTAACCAAGGGCGAAATCAAACGTTCCATCGCTCGTGAAATCGATTCGGTGGTGTTAAGCGCCTACGCGGTCGCTCGCTCCTGCTCAGTCGATGCCTGGGAAACGTTGCGTCCCCCGGCTGCGCCCAGCGATGCGGAGCTAACCCGCGCGGCGGGGTATTTATTGACGGCAAAAATTGGCCACAAATCCGCCGACGGCAATTTGGCCAAATTGGGTGCGTCGATCGAATGCCGCGAACCCACGCAACTGGCCGGCAAGGAATTGCTGGCCAACGTCAAACGCTGGGCGGACAAGGGGCAGGTGGCCAGTTACTACAGGAAAGAACTGTCCGACGACATCGTTACCGCGTTGTTGACGGCCTATGAATACGTGCGTTCCGATACGCTGGGGCTGTTGGCCGAACAGTCCAAGGCCACCGGTCAGATTTTGCAGAACTATGATCGCTACATCACCGCGCTGAAACAAACCACGCGAGCGATCGCCTTTGATGACGTCTCGGTGCGACTGGCCAACTGGATCGATGGCGAACCGCTGGAGTCGATTGCGTATCGGCTGGACGGTGCCATCGAGCACGTGTTGTTGGACGAATTCCAGGATACGTCGCCCCAGCAATGGCGCGTGCTGCGGCCGCTGGCGCATCGCGCCGCGGTGGGGGCCGATGCGGCAACGACGGATGGCAGCCCCGTCGCCAGCCGCGTGCCCTCGTCGTTTTTCTGCGTCGGCGATACCAAGCAAGCGATCTATAGTTGGCGCGGTGGCGTGGCGGCGATCTTTGACTCAGTCGATCAGCAGATTCCCGGCGTCGACAAGGACGAGATGTCCGTCAGCTACCGCAGCAGCCCGGTGATCACCGACGCGGTCAATCAAGTCTTCCAGAATCTGACGCGGCATCCCTTGTGCGATCACGCCGGGCACGTCAACGACGACCCCTCCGCACAGGCTCCCTACGAAGCCGATGCGGTGGTAGATTTTGTCAACAAATTCCCGCCGCACGCTGCAAATAAGACCGACCTGCCGGGATACGTTTGTTTGCAAACCGGTCCGGAGTGTGAAGGCAAGGCGGACGAAAACACGATTGTCCAACATACCTATGTGGCCGATCAGGTGGCGGAGCTGGCGAGCCGCATGCCCGGTCGTTCGATCGGTATTTTGACCCGTAAAAACGCCACCGTGGCGCGGTTGATTTACCTGCTGCGGTCACGCGGCGTGGAAGTCAGCCAAGAAGGTGGCAACCCGCTGATCGATTCCGGAGCGGTGGAGTTGATGCTGTCGGCATTGATGTTGACCGAGCATCCCGGCGATGGACGCTGGTGGTACCACGTGCTGCATTCGCCTCTGGTGCAACATCCCGTACTTGCGGGAATCGAAGTTGATCCGACGGACAAAGCCAGTTTGGGTGCCACCGGGTTGGAGGCGGCCAGCCGTTTGCGTCGCTTTTTCGAACAGCGCGGACTGGTCGCCGGCATCCGGGAACTGGCCGCTCCATTGGCTGCCGTGTGTGACGCATCGGACAGTTTGCGGTTGCGGCAGCTGTTGCAATTGGCTCAGCAATTTGAACGCAATCCCCAGCCACGGCTTAGTGATTTTGTGGACCAGGTCCGCGAGCAACGCGTCGAACGGCCCCAGCCCGCGCAGGTCCGCGTGATGACGGTGCACCAAGCCAAGGGACTGGAATTTGACGCGGTGGTGTTGCCGGAACTGGAGTACGCGTTGGGGCCCAGCGGCGTCCGCTGTGTCGCTCGCCGCCCCTCGCCAACGGATCCCCCGGACGGCATGCTGCGGTATTTGAACAAGGCCTCGTGGAGTTTTCTGCCGGAGTCTTGGCAGCGAGCCTTTGGCAAGATGGCCGCCGGGGCCGTCACCGAAACGCTGTGTTTGTTATACGTCTCGATCACCCGGCCGCGGAACGCGTTGTATATGTTTGTGCATCCCAGCAGCAGCCGCGGTGCCAAGTCGCAGAAGAACGCCAAGATGTTGTTGTACAACGCCTTGGACTGCGACGCCGATCCCGCGGCCCCGGAGACGACTTGGTTTGAAAGCGGGGATCCGCAGTGGTATGAACCATTGCCGGTACCACCGAACAAGCCCGCCGCACCGCCCACCAAAAAAATACAGCTGCAACCCGTCCCGCCAGTGCCCAGACGCAACGGCATGGTCGTTGTTCGCTCCGCGAACACAACGTAG
- a CDS encoding PD-(D/E)XK nuclease family protein gives MKPPAKKSTAKKPTPQRVFLGWDEPLLPRAASYLRERYAAGGRWDLSRVTLVVPAGRARRRLEALLRLEAEEHDLQLTAGRVLTVGALPEELYGPGTELALELEQTLAWTRVLTSTDAGRLKPLMASLPPLEPLSPWMELAAALRRLHETLAADGLTFADVIPEVDTAAEQQRWRLLDSLLGEYRQQLAAAGRLDPFLARLEAVGKQQCRTAADVVLIGAADLNRSLCRMLDAVAERVTVLVAAPEDEQALFDAYGSVQPQEWNMKDLPLEDRHLVSAGDATEQVEAMASQLADFGTTFSADAITVGVTDESFVTFVETELQQCGIAAHREQGWPLAQTAPGRLLSLLSLLRTRMNWASLAALVRHADVYDWVDAQLQQWEAREPLKIEKKHARSANLPWLTQLDGFLGEHYPTQLDHPLPASAAAAYPLVPRLAELILKWIAPLTAGPQPLADWCDTLGRLVETIYPVDRDLQNVISGCPHPENPPLAKARPSQGEAEGGSGDNDAPRDGGEERAGRAEHSTDLDPRSRLAVERITAMLDRLAGLSETLDVAVPAASAIEMLMGRLADAPIVLPAEPEMVEILGWLDLALDDSLAMVVVGFNHPYVPESVTADAFLPGSLRSRLNISDNDRRYARDAFSLHLILSTRSATRLVVGRRGPDGSPTPPSRLLSAASGTDVARRVMMLLDQPPPVAPVQHLWSGKAARTELPIPTAGKARIDVMSVTAFSAYLACPFRFYLRHVLGLRPMDDQSRELQANQFGDLVHAALEEFGDDEKHRLAEDPKEIQDHLFEHLHAYAEQRFGADPAAAVRMQIHQAERRLMLVAEEQARRRAEGWEIRFAEASVDPKNGAGIDVDGRRMGLKGRFDRIDFHPGTGQWAILDYKTHGHKPLKKHIDSATGNWIDLQLPLYRLMAPYLDIDAPIEDIELGYFNVAEQAGNTGVNLAEFTPEQFDEANEVIYDCIRRIWRNDFARSSEPVTYDDYAMICQTGLAQTLLDEFASEAESEESF, from the coding sequence ATGAAGCCACCCGCGAAAAAATCCACCGCCAAAAAACCCACTCCCCAACGCGTATTTTTGGGTTGGGACGAGCCTCTGCTGCCGCGGGCGGCGAGTTACCTGCGCGAGCGTTACGCGGCGGGCGGCCGTTGGGATCTGTCTCGGGTCACCCTGGTTGTGCCGGCCGGTCGCGCTCGGCGGCGGCTTGAGGCGCTGCTGCGGTTGGAAGCGGAAGAGCATGATTTGCAGCTGACGGCCGGCCGCGTGCTGACCGTCGGGGCGTTGCCCGAGGAGTTGTACGGCCCGGGGACGGAGCTGGCATTGGAATTGGAACAAACGCTGGCCTGGACGCGGGTGCTGACGTCGACCGACGCCGGTCGGCTGAAACCCTTAATGGCCAGTTTGCCGCCGCTGGAGCCCTTGTCGCCGTGGATGGAATTGGCCGCGGCGCTGCGGCGGTTGCACGAGACGCTGGCGGCCGACGGGTTGACGTTTGCCGATGTGATCCCGGAGGTGGACACGGCCGCGGAGCAGCAGCGGTGGCGGTTGTTGGATTCACTGCTGGGCGAATACCGTCAGCAGCTGGCGGCCGCCGGCCGTTTGGATCCGTTTCTGGCCCGGCTGGAGGCGGTTGGCAAGCAGCAGTGCCGGACGGCGGCGGATGTTGTGTTGATCGGAGCGGCCGACCTGAATCGCTCGCTGTGCCGGATGCTGGACGCCGTGGCCGAGCGGGTGACGGTGCTGGTGGCGGCTCCGGAAGACGAGCAGGCATTGTTTGACGCTTATGGAAGTGTCCAGCCGCAAGAATGGAATATGAAAGATTTGCCGCTGGAAGACCGGCATCTGGTCAGTGCCGGCGACGCGACCGAGCAAGTCGAAGCCATGGCGTCGCAGCTGGCCGATTTCGGCACCACGTTTTCCGCCGACGCGATCACCGTGGGTGTCACGGATGAATCCTTCGTCACCTTTGTGGAGACGGAATTGCAGCAGTGCGGCATCGCGGCCCACCGGGAACAGGGCTGGCCGCTGGCGCAAACCGCGCCCGGTCGCCTGCTCAGCCTGCTGTCATTGCTGCGAACGCGGATGAACTGGGCTTCTCTGGCCGCTTTGGTGCGGCACGCCGACGTGTACGACTGGGTCGATGCGCAGTTGCAGCAGTGGGAGGCTAGGGAGCCCCTGAAGATCGAAAAGAAACATGCTCGGTCGGCCAACTTGCCTTGGTTGACGCAGCTGGACGGATTCTTGGGCGAGCACTACCCCACGCAGCTGGACCACCCGCTGCCGGCTTCGGCCGCGGCTGCCTATCCGCTGGTGCCTCGGCTGGCCGAGCTGATCCTGAAGTGGATCGCGCCGCTGACGGCAGGGCCGCAGCCCCTGGCCGATTGGTGCGACACGCTGGGCCGCCTGGTCGAAACCATCTACCCGGTTGATCGGGATCTTCAAAATGTTATTTCTGGTTGCCCACATCCTGAAAACCCTCCCCTCGCTAAGGCTCGACCCTCCCAGGGGGAGGCTGAAGGAGGAAGTGGAGACAACGACGCTCCCCGGGACGGTGGCGAGGAACGAGCGGGGAGGGCCGAGCACAGCACCGATTTGGACCCACGCAGTCGTTTGGCCGTCGAACGGATCACCGCCATGCTGGATCGTCTGGCTGGATTGAGCGAGACCTTGGACGTCGCCGTGCCCGCCGCTTCGGCGATCGAGATGTTGATGGGACGGTTGGCCGACGCCCCGATCGTGTTGCCGGCCGAGCCGGAGATGGTCGAGATCTTGGGTTGGTTGGATTTGGCTTTGGATGATTCCTTGGCCATGGTGGTGGTGGGATTCAATCACCCGTACGTTCCCGAAAGTGTCACGGCGGACGCCTTCCTGCCGGGGTCGTTGCGGTCGCGTCTCAATATTTCGGACAACGATCGGCGCTACGCGCGGGACGCGTTTTCGCTGCATTTAATCCTCTCGACGCGTTCGGCGACACGCCTGGTCGTGGGACGCCGTGGCCCCGATGGCAGCCCCACGCCGCCCAGTCGGTTGCTGTCGGCGGCATCGGGAACCGATGTGGCTCGCCGGGTAATGATGCTGTTGGACCAGCCGCCGCCGGTGGCTCCGGTGCAACATTTGTGGTCGGGCAAAGCCGCGCGGACGGAATTGCCGATTCCCACCGCCGGCAAGGCGCGGATCGATGTGATGAGCGTAACCGCCTTTAGCGCCTATCTGGCCTGCCCGTTTCGGTTTTACTTGCGGCATGTGTTGGGGCTGCGGCCCATGGACGACCAATCGCGGGAACTGCAAGCCAATCAGTTTGGCGATCTGGTTCACGCCGCCTTGGAAGAATTTGGGGACGACGAAAAACATCGCTTGGCGGAAGATCCCAAAGAGATTCAAGACCATCTGTTCGAACATCTGCACGCCTATGCGGAACAGCGGTTTGGAGCCGACCCGGCGGCCGCGGTACGGATGCAGATTCATCAAGCCGAGCGGCGGTTGATGCTGGTCGCCGAAGAGCAGGCGCGGCGGCGAGCCGAAGGTTGGGAAATCCGCTTCGCCGAAGCATCGGTGGACCCTAAAAACGGAGCCGGGATCGACGTCGATGGCCGGCGAATGGGATTGAAGGGACGTTTCGACCGCATCGACTTTCACCCCGGAACCGGCCAGTGGGCGATCCTCGATTACAAAACCCACGGTCACAAACCGCTGAAAAAACACATCGATTCGGCGACCGGAAACTGGATCGACCTGCAACTGCCGCTGTACCGCTTGATGGCGCCCTACCTGGACATCGACGCCCCGATCGAAGACATCGAATTGGGCTATTTCAACGTGGCCGAACAAGCCGGCAACACGGGCGTCAATCTGGCGGAGTTCACGCCGGAGCAGTTCGACGAAGCCAACGAGGTGATCTACGACTGTATCCGCAGGATCTGGCGAAACGATTTCGCTCGCAGCAGCGAACCGGTCACCTACGACGATTACGCGATGATCTGCCAGACCGGGTTAGCCCAAACCCTGCTTGATGAATTTGCGTCCGAAGCGGAAAGCGAGGAGTCGTTTTAG
- a CDS encoding PA0069 family radical SAM protein — protein MRHGSQIDPPNRFEGMRAERDWEQLEWDQEYRRQVERREIQYLKDESKSIVSQNRSPDIPFRFSLNPYRGCAHGCSYCYARPTHEYLGLNAGLDFETKIIVKHDAPRLFREFLARRSWVPEPISFSGVTDCYQPAEREFRLTRQCLEVALECRQPVSIITKNALVLRDLDLLQAMAKLRLVHVYVSLTTLEPQLARDMEPRTSIPSARLRAVETLAAAGVPVGVMMAPVVPGLTDAEIPAVLKAAAAAGAEAANYVMLRLPLTVQAVFREWLQRARPLQAEKVLGLLRDARDGQLNSAAFGERMRGRGERAEQIGQMFRLFKQQLQLADALPRQDASQFQPPKPQSGQLRLF, from the coding sequence ATGCGTCACGGCTCGCAGATCGACCCACCTAATCGCTTTGAAGGCATGCGCGCCGAACGTGATTGGGAGCAGCTGGAGTGGGATCAGGAATACCGTCGTCAGGTCGAACGCCGGGAAATTCAGTATCTGAAGGACGAATCCAAGTCGATCGTTTCGCAGAATCGTTCGCCCGACATTCCGTTTCGCTTTAGTCTGAATCCCTACCGAGGCTGCGCGCATGGTTGCAGTTACTGCTACGCGCGGCCGACGCATGAGTACTTGGGATTAAACGCGGGGCTGGATTTTGAAACCAAGATTATCGTCAAGCACGATGCGCCGCGGTTGTTTCGCGAATTTCTCGCTCGTCGGTCGTGGGTGCCCGAGCCGATCAGTTTCTCCGGCGTAACGGATTGTTATCAACCGGCCGAGCGTGAGTTTCGGTTGACGCGGCAATGTCTGGAGGTGGCTTTGGAGTGTCGCCAGCCGGTCAGCATCATTACCAAAAACGCGCTGGTTCTGCGCGACTTGGACTTGTTGCAAGCGATGGCGAAGTTGCGGTTGGTGCACGTCTACGTTTCGCTCACCACGCTCGAACCGCAGTTGGCACGCGACATGGAGCCGCGGACCAGCATTCCCTCGGCCCGACTGCGGGCGGTGGAGACGTTGGCGGCCGCCGGCGTCCCGGTGGGCGTGATGATGGCGCCGGTGGTACCGGGGCTGACCGACGCCGAAATTCCCGCCGTCTTAAAAGCGGCTGCCGCGGCCGGGGCGGAGGCCGCCAATTACGTGATGCTGCGGTTGCCGCTGACGGTGCAAGCCGTGTTTCGCGAGTGGCTGCAGCGGGCGCGTCCGCTGCAGGCCGAGAAAGTGCTGGGGCTGCTCCGCGACGCCCGTGACGGTCAGCTCAACAGCGCCGCGTTCGGCGAGCGGATGCGGGGCCGCGGCGAACGGGCCGAGCAGATCGGCCAGATGTTCCGGCTGTTCAAGCAGCAGTTACAGTTGGCCGACGCCCTGCCCCGCCAGGATGCCAGCCAGTTCCAGCCGCCCAAGCCGCAGTCGGGGCAGCTGCGGTTGTTCTGA
- the csrA gene encoding carbon storage regulator CsrA, with translation MLVLSRKKNESIVINNDIKIVVVEIRGDKVRLGVEAPREVPVHRREVYDAIQRAKEDSPEQV, from the coding sequence ATGTTAGTTTTATCTCGGAAGAAAAACGAAAGTATCGTCATCAACAACGACATCAAGATTGTTGTCGTTGAGATCCGCGGTGACAAGGTCCGTTTAGGCGTCGAGGCGCCTCGCGAAGTACCGGTGCATCGTCGTGAAGTGTACGATGCGATCCAGCGTGCCAAAGAAGATTCTCCGGAACAAGTCTAG
- a CDS encoding DUF2203 domain-containing protein: MVKAIPQQPGYFTAEQANEMLPLIRRIVRDWMQLSAAVDAQQAQRDGLKTLHQTVGMQAYAEELAEVEQSLLDEHDQLRDCCEELESLGLELHSPEDGAIDFPAMLDGREVRLCWRAGEPAVDYWHEIGDPISQRQAIHHNSQRIGS, from the coding sequence ATGGTTAAAGCAATTCCCCAGCAGCCCGGATACTTCACCGCCGAGCAGGCCAACGAGATGTTGCCCCTGATCCGCAGGATCGTTCGCGACTGGATGCAATTAAGCGCCGCCGTGGACGCGCAACAGGCTCAACGCGATGGCCTCAAAACCCTTCATCAAACCGTGGGCATGCAAGCCTACGCGGAAGAACTAGCGGAAGTCGAACAGTCGCTGCTCGACGAACACGACCAACTTCGCGACTGCTGCGAAGAACTCGAATCGCTGGGACTGGAACTGCATTCCCCCGAAGACGGCGCGATCGACTTCCCGGCGATGCTCGACGGTCGCGAAGTCCGCCTGTGCTGGCGAGCCGGCGAACCGGCGGTCGATTACTGGCACGAAATCGGCGACCCGATTTCCCAACGCCAAGCGATCCACCACAACTCGCAACGCATCGGCTCTTAG
- a CDS encoding LutC/YkgG family protein, which produces MSDFESASAPAPNVAPQRRSRQAMLDRIRSRQLPAAALPDVDEAKLVQYDDLVHTFVDAAELVGAAVHCCDSVDDVNQWLRGNDSFRDAQCTASTVTGVEGNFDPASVSSARDLASLEWMVIRGRWGVAENGAIWVPADEVHDRAQVFITQHLVIVLSQQDLVPHMHAAYQRLGRFDGYGVFVSGPSKTADIEQSLVLGAHGCRTLTIFLTAK; this is translated from the coding sequence ATGAGTGATTTTGAGTCCGCTTCCGCCCCGGCCCCTAATGTCGCGCCGCAGCGGCGCAGTCGACAAGCCATGTTGGATCGGATTCGCAGCCGGCAGTTGCCCGCTGCCGCCCTGCCCGACGTCGACGAAGCGAAGCTGGTGCAATACGACGATCTGGTGCACACGTTTGTTGATGCAGCTGAACTGGTGGGCGCCGCGGTGCATTGCTGCGACAGCGTGGATGACGTTAATCAATGGCTGCGGGGCAACGATAGTTTTCGCGATGCGCAGTGTACGGCGTCGACGGTCACTGGCGTTGAAGGCAATTTTGATCCCGCTTCGGTATCGTCCGCCCGCGACTTAGCGTCCTTGGAGTGGATGGTGATCCGAGGCCGCTGGGGAGTCGCCGAGAACGGCGCGATTTGGGTGCCGGCCGACGAGGTGCATGATCGGGCGCAGGTGTTTATCACCCAGCACCTGGTGATCGTGCTGTCGCAGCAAGATCTCGTCCCGCACATGCATGCGGCCTATCAGCGGTTGGGGCGGTTTGACGGTTACGGCGTATTTGTTTCGGGCCCCAGTAAAACGGCCGACATCGAACAGTCGCTGGTGTTGGGAGCTCACGGCTGCCGCACGTTAACAATTTTTCTAACCGCCAAGTAA
- a CDS encoding lactate utilization protein B — MSSTTDHPTAAKPFVANLQRMQWHDGALWFVRSKRDRQAASLPEWEYLRELASATKAHTQANLAELLETFERNATAQGAVVHWAADAEEHNAIVLRLLQEHGVERVVKSKSMLTEECHLNPHLEAHGIEVVDTDLGERIIQLRDEPPSHIVLPAIHLKKEDVGDTFHKHLGTEASAADPQYLTEAARGHLRNKFLNAQAGITGVNFAIAETGGIVICTNEGNADLGTSLPPLHIACMGIEKLIPRQADLGIFLRLLARSATGQPITTYSSHYQGPKPGGQLHIVLVDNGRTKLRDSDAFREALNCIRCGACMNTCPVYRRSGGHSYSAVVPGPIGSVLSPASDTARHRSLPFACSLCGSCTDVCPVKIPLHHQLLAWRKEIARQGLLPASKQWAMKAAAVLFAHPKLFGAAGWMGRTALRLLPHGLTHNRLNTWSVERELPQAPKSSFRKWYRQHRRASAPLPVVTVSDAEKQSRKGDDE; from the coding sequence ATGAGCTCCACCACCGACCATCCGACGGCGGCCAAGCCCTTTGTGGCCAACCTGCAACGCATGCAGTGGCACGACGGGGCGCTGTGGTTCGTCCGCAGCAAACGCGATCGTCAAGCGGCCTCGCTGCCCGAATGGGAATACCTCCGCGAACTCGCTTCGGCAACCAAAGCCCACACGCAAGCCAATCTGGCGGAGTTGCTGGAAACCTTCGAACGCAACGCCACGGCGCAAGGCGCGGTTGTGCACTGGGCCGCCGATGCCGAAGAACACAACGCGATCGTGCTGCGGTTACTGCAGGAGCACGGCGTCGAGCGGGTGGTCAAAAGCAAGTCGATGCTGACCGAAGAGTGCCATCTGAATCCGCACCTGGAAGCCCACGGCATCGAGGTGGTGGATACGGATTTGGGAGAACGCATCATTCAGCTTCGCGATGAACCGCCCAGCCATATTGTCTTACCGGCGATTCATCTGAAGAAAGAAGACGTCGGCGATACCTTTCACAAACATCTGGGGACCGAAGCGTCCGCGGCCGACCCGCAGTACCTTACCGAAGCGGCTCGCGGGCATCTGCGAAACAAGTTTTTGAACGCCCAGGCCGGCATCACCGGAGTCAATTTTGCGATCGCCGAAACCGGAGGCATCGTGATCTGTACCAATGAAGGCAACGCCGACCTGGGGACTTCGCTGCCGCCGCTGCACATCGCTTGCATGGGGATCGAAAAACTGATTCCGCGGCAGGCCGACCTGGGGATCTTTCTGCGGTTGCTGGCCCGCAGCGCCACCGGCCAACCGATCACTACGTATTCGTCCCATTACCAAGGTCCCAAGCCCGGCGGCCAGTTGCACATTGTGCTGGTCGATAACGGTCGTACCAAGTTGCGTGACAGCGACGCTTTTCGCGAAGCTCTCAACTGCATCCGTTGCGGCGCCTGCATGAATACCTGCCCGGTCTATCGCCGCAGCGGTGGGCACAGTTATTCGGCTGTGGTTCCCGGCCCGATCGGCAGCGTGTTGTCGCCGGCCAGCGATACGGCTCGGCATCGTAGCTTGCCCTTCGCGTGCAGCCTGTGCGGATCGTGCACGGACGTTTGCCCGGTCAAAATTCCCCTGCATCATCAACTGCTGGCCTGGCGAAAAGAAATCGCGCGGCAAGGCCTGCTACCGGCATCAAAGCAGTGGGCGATGAAAGCCGCTGCGGTGCTGTTTGCGCACCCCAAGTTATTCGGCGCGGCGGGCTGGATGGGACGCACGGCGCTGCGTCTGCTGCCGCACGGCTTGACCCACAACCGGCTCAACACCTGGTCGGTCGAGCGCGAATTGCCGCAGGCTCCGAAAAGCAGTTTTCGCAAATGGTATCGCCAGCATCGCCGGGCCTCCGCTCCGTTGCCGGTGGTAACCGTTAGTGACGCCGAAAAACAAAGTAGGAAAGGTGACGATGAGTGA
- a CDS encoding (Fe-S)-binding protein, whose amino-acid sequence MRIGLFVPCYIDQFYPDVAVSTLELLEAAGAEVDFPAAQTCCGQPMANTGCSPQAAPMAERFVEIFSDPSYDYIVCPSGSCTAMVVHHYDEYFPAQQSDQRARRERFENVRDKTLELSQFLYRVAKPESFPHAFPHRVGLHNSCHGLRELRLGSCSERMTRWDDSVCELLSRVPELQWAELQRSDECCGFGGTFAVAEADVSAAMGRSRIADHADAGAEVMVAGDMSCLMHLQGLIQRDQRPLHTMHFAQVLAGRPIDINTSSSTTPTQTTR is encoded by the coding sequence ATGCGTATCGGTCTGTTCGTTCCCTGTTACATCGACCAGTTTTACCCCGACGTCGCGGTCTCCACGCTGGAGTTGCTCGAAGCGGCTGGTGCGGAAGTCGATTTTCCCGCCGCCCAGACCTGCTGTGGCCAACCGATGGCCAATACCGGTTGCTCGCCGCAGGCCGCTCCCATGGCCGAGCGGTTTGTGGAGATCTTTTCCGACCCCAGCTACGACTACATCGTCTGCCCCTCGGGATCCTGCACGGCCATGGTGGTGCATCACTACGACGAATATTTTCCCGCGCAGCAGAGCGACCAGCGCGCTCGCCGCGAACGGTTTGAAAACGTCCGCGACAAAACGCTGGAACTGTCTCAATTCCTGTATCGCGTCGCCAAGCCAGAATCGTTTCCGCACGCCTTTCCGCATCGCGTTGGGTTGCATAACAGTTGTCATGGGTTGCGGGAGTTGCGCCTGGGAAGCTGTTCCGAGCGCATGACCCGCTGGGATGATTCGGTCTGTGAGTTGTTGTCGCGGGTGCCCGAGTTACAGTGGGCCGAGCTGCAGCGAAGCGATGAGTGTTGTGGGTTTGGCGGCACGTTTGCCGTGGCCGAAGCCGATGTTTCGGCGGCCATGGGGCGATCACGAATCGCCGATCACGCCGATGCCGGTGCGGAAGTCATGGTGGCCGGCGACATGTCTTGCTTGATGCATCTGCAGGGCTTGATCCAACGCGACCAGCGTCCGCTGCACACCATGCATTTTGCCCAAGTGCTGGCCGGCCGCCCGATCGACATCAATACCTCTTCCTCGACCACGCCCACACAGACCACCCGATGA